Sequence from the Synergistaceae bacterium genome:
AAAACAGGAGCCCGCTGCACAATTTCTACCAGTTCCCATCTTTTGGTCCGACTCATGGGACGCGTCTCGCGGATGCGAATCTGGTCTCCCACGCGGCAGGTGTTCTCTTCGTCGTGCGCCACGTACTTTTTGGTTTTGATGATCCGTTTGCCGTAAAGAGGGTGTTCGGCGTGACGGCTCACCTTCACCACAACCGTTTTATTCATTTTGTTGCTGACGACCACTCCCACTCTTATCTTTCGGTGGGAAAGTCCCGCTTCCTCTTTGAGTTCCATTTCTTTCACATCCATGGAGATCCTACCTTCCGTCCGCCGAATTTTCCAAAGCGCGGCTCTTTTCTCCCGCAATGGTCAGGACTCTGGCAATCGTCTTACGGACATCTTTGATGCGATTCGTATTTTTAAGCTGTCCTATCGCGTTCTGAAAACGAAGGTTGAACAGTTCTTCCTTATATTGACGATACTTTTCCTGGAGCTCGTCCAGTCCGAGTTCGCGAAGTTTTGCCGTTTCCATCACTCTTCACCACCCATACTTTCTCTCGCCACAATCTTAACCCTGATCGGCAGTTTGTGGGAAGCGGTACGAAAAGCCTGTTCGGCCACATCCTTCGAAACTCCGGCCACTTCAAACATTACGCGGCCTCGTTTTACAGCGGCCACCCAAAATTCCGGCGCGCCTTTTCCCTTACCCATACGCGTTTCCAGAGGCTTCTTCGTGTAGGGCCTGTCGGGGAAAATGCGAATCCAGATTTTGCCGCCTTTTTTCATCTTTCGTGAAATCGCCACGCGGGTGGCTTCAATCTGGCGCGCGGTGATCCAGGCGTTCTCCTGAGCCTGAAGTCCCCAGTCGCCGAAAGCCACGCTCACACCGCCCTTGGAAAAACCTCGAAGCGGGCTGCGGTGGGATTTACGATATTTTACCCTGCTGGGCATCAGCATGAACGTCTACCCCCTCTGCCTTTTATTCGAACGCTGCTGAACGGGGCGTTCATTCTCTCGGTCACGGTAAATCCAGATTTTGCAGCCGATAACGCCGTACATGGTGACGGCTTCCGCAAAGCCATAATCAATATCCGCCCGTATGGTTGAAAGGGGCAGACGGCCTTCGTTGTACCACTCGGTACGGGCGATTTCCGCTCCTCCGAGGCGTCCGGCCACCTGGGCCTTGATCCCCTTCACTCCGGATTTCGTCGCGCGGAAAATGGCCTGTTTCATCGCGCGGCGGAACGAGATGCGGCGCTCCAGAGAGGCGGCAATTCCCTCCGCCACAAGCTGCGCCACAACATCGGGATTTTTGATCTCCTGAACGTTGATCATCACCTTGCCGCCGGTGAGCTTCTGCAGTTCATCCTTGATGACCTGGATTTCAGTGCCCCCGCGCCCGATAACCACACCCGGCCGCGCCGTCCAGATGGTGAAACGAACCACGTGTCCGATTCTTTCGATTTCTACCCGGGAAATGCCTGCGCCTTCCCATTTCTTCATAATCCACTCACGAAGTTTCAGATCTTCGTGCAATTTTTTGGCGTAATCTCTGGGGCCCGCGTACCACTTGGACTCCCATTCCGTCGTAACTCCCAGCCTGTATCCTACGGGATGTACCTTCTGTCCCACGTTGTCAGACCCTCCTAACGTTCCGCAACCTTGACGGTTATATGAGATGTGCGATGCACGTACGGATGCGCGCGACCCATGGAAGCCGGTCTGAAACGCTTCAGAGAAGGGCCCTGATCGACATAAGCCGTCGAAACCTTCAGTTTATCCGTATCCATCCCATAGTTATGCTCGGCGTTCGCTATCGCGCTCTGCAAAATTTTGGACACTACGCGCGCCGCTTTCTGAGGACTGAAACGCAGAATCGTCATGGCGTCTTCAGCGCCTTTCCCCCGGATGAGAGCCAGTACCTGCCTCACTTTGGCCGGTGAGATCCGAATCTGACGAGCCATGGCCTTAGCTTCGATTTTTTCCGCTTCCATCGCCCGTTCCTCCTACTTTCCTTTGGTGGAGCGTTCCTGCCCCGCGTGATGTCCGAATTTGCGCGTCGGAGCGAACTCCCCCAGTTTGTGTCCCACCATATTTTCACTGATGTAAACGGGCAAATGCATACGCCCGTTGTGAATCGCGATGGTATGCCCTATCATCTGGGGCACTATGGTAGAACGACGCGACCATGTTTTAAGCACTTTTTTGTTTCCCGACGTGTTCATATCTTCGACCCTCGCCAGGAGACGCTGCTCTATATA
This genomic interval carries:
- the rpsQ gene encoding 30S ribosomal protein S17, whose amino-acid sequence is MDVKEMELKEEAGLSHRKIRVGVVVSNKMNKTVVVKVSRHAEHPLYGKRIIKTKKYVAHDEENTCRVGDQIRIRETRPMSRTKRWELVEIVQRAPVFESDTPGKE
- the rpmC gene encoding 50S ribosomal protein L29, with amino-acid sequence METAKLRELGLDELQEKYRQYKEELFNLRFQNAIGQLKNTNRIKDVRKTIARVLTIAGEKSRALENSADGR
- the rplP gene encoding 50S ribosomal protein L16: MLMPSRVKYRKSHRSPLRGFSKGGVSVAFGDWGLQAQENAWITARQIEATRVAISRKMKKGGKIWIRIFPDRPYTKKPLETRMGKGKGAPEFWVAAVKRGRVMFEVAGVSKDVAEQAFRTASHKLPIRVKIVARESMGGEE
- the rpsC gene encoding 30S ribosomal protein S3, whose product is MGQKVHPVGYRLGVTTEWESKWYAGPRDYAKKLHEDLKLREWIMKKWEGAGISRVEIERIGHVVRFTIWTARPGVVIGRGGTEIQVIKDELQKLTGGKVMINVQEIKNPDVVAQLVAEGIAASLERRISFRRAMKQAIFRATKSGVKGIKAQVAGRLGGAEIARTEWYNEGRLPLSTIRADIDYGFAEAVTMYGVIGCKIWIYRDRENERPVQQRSNKRQRG
- the rplV gene encoding 50S ribosomal protein L22; protein product: MEAKAMARQIRISPAKVRQVLALIRGKGAEDAMTILRFSPQKAARVVSKILQSAIANAEHNYGMDTDKLKVSTAYVDQGPSLKRFRPASMGRAHPYVHRTSHITVKVAER
- the rpsS gene encoding 30S ribosomal protein S19 encodes the protein MARSAKKGPYIEQRLLARVEDMNTSGNKKVLKTWSRRSTIVPQMIGHTIAIHNGRMHLPVYISENMVGHKLGEFAPTRKFGHHAGQERSTKGK